Proteins found in one Alicyclobacillus cycloheptanicus genomic segment:
- the mscL gene encoding large-conductance mechanosensitive channel protein MscL has protein sequence MFREFKAFIARGNVIDLAIGIIIGSAFNKIVSSLVNDIVMPPIGLLLKHVDFSQLYINLSDKHYPSLSAAEAAGAPTINYGSFINNVIDFLIIAVVVFLVIRQINRFAPHHEEAPPAPARTCPFCATEIPLQATRCPHCTSELPAD, from the coding sequence ATGTTCCGTGAATTCAAGGCATTTATTGCGAGAGGCAACGTCATTGACCTGGCCATCGGCATCATCATCGGGAGCGCGTTCAATAAAATCGTCTCATCCCTTGTGAATGATATCGTGATGCCGCCCATCGGGCTGCTGCTCAAGCACGTCGATTTCAGCCAGCTCTACATCAATCTGTCCGATAAACACTATCCAAGTCTGTCCGCTGCGGAGGCTGCGGGAGCCCCGACGATTAATTACGGGAGCTTTATCAACAACGTGATCGACTTTCTTATCATCGCGGTGGTGGTCTTTCTGGTGATTCGACAAATCAATCGGTTCGCGCCGCATCACGAGGAAGCCCCGCCTGCACCAGCGAGAACCTGCCCGTTTTGTGCCACGGAGATTCCGCTTCAGGCGACCCGCTGCCCACACTGCACCTCCGAACTTCCCGCTGACTGA